CACGGACCAGATCCTGCCATCCCAGCGTGCCGGCGGCGGCGCCGGCCAAGGAGACGCCGCGGAGGAAGTCGCGCCGCGCCACTACGCCATCGCGATTCACGCGTGCCCCGACGTGATGCTGCCACAGGTTCATAGCCGCTTTCTCGATTCGTAATGGCGGTTAAATGTACTGGTCAGTCACAGCGTCACAGCGTTTTTCTCAAGCAGGGTGTCGTTCAATCTCGGCCGTCACCCGGCGGCTGAATCATTCGCCGCTCACGGGTTCGTCACTTGCGGTGCGTGAATTCCGTCGAATTGATTAGCGCCCAGAGCACGTCTTCGAATGCCTCGCCACGGTCGTCGATCGAACGGACGTACGACAGGCACTCGGCCATTTCTGCCGGCTTGGGCTCTCGCGCCAGGCAGCGCAAGTACAGCTCTGTAGTGACATTTTCATCGTCGCTGTTCTGCGCTAGCAACTTGTCCAAAACGGCACCGGCACTTTTCGCGTTGATCGCCCGCTGCAACAGCGGCGAATTCATCATCAGCAAGGCTTGCGGAATCGAGGCCGACACTTCGTCGCGCTCAGCACTGGGGTCGTAGCCGAAGGCGCGATCGAACTCGAAGCGCGGGTTGCGCGGGGGGCGCTGTTTGCCCGCCTGGGCGCGAGGCCCCTGCTTCGGCTCGTCGATCGCGAGCGCCGCGGCCAGCGCGTCGAAGATTTGGTCGGCTCGCAACGGTTGTGGACAGCTGGCCGCCGAAGGGGTCGACGCATCGTCGCGCCGCGAATGGCTCACTTGTTGATAGGCCTGCGTTGCCATGATGGTACGCATGAGCCACTTGACGTCGTAATTGTGATCGACAAACGCCTGCGTCAAGAGATCCAAAGTGCGCGGCGCCGCGGCCGTGCGATCTGGACCCATGTCGTCAACGGGCTCGTAGAAGCCATGCCCCACAAGTTCGGCCCAGATGCGATTCACAAAGGCCCGGCCGAACCAAGGGTTCTTCTTGCCGGTGATCCAGTCCGCCAGTGCTGTACGGCGATCAACGTCCGTGGTGCCCACAGCAAGTTGCTCTCCGCTCAGGAAAAACACCGGCTGCATCAATGTTCCCTGGGCGCTAGGATCGTCCAGGTCGGGCATGTAATGCTCGACGTTTCCGCGAGCTTTGCCATCTTTGGGCCGACGCGGCGCTCCATCGCGCGAGACCACCTCGAAACTGACTCGCTTGTCTCCCTCCTTCACCGCACGGATCGCAATCCGCGGGAAGAACGCGGCCAACTCGTGAAATTGCTGCCGCTTCCAGCGATCGGTCTTGTGATCGTGGCATTGGGCACATTGAATTTGCACACCCAGGAAGATCCTGGCCGTTTCGGCAGCGATCTCGGGCGCTTGCGCCATCTGGGCCATGATCAGACCGGTATGACCATTGTCGCGCACGTCGCCGCGTGCCGTGATAAAGGCCCGCGCAATCTGGTCCCAGCGGGCCTCGCCGCTGAGTTGCTCGGCGAGAAACTTGACGATGGCGGGGCCCGTTCGCAGTACCCGTTCGTCGGTGCGCCGGTACAGGATCACGTCGCGGAAGTATTGTCCCCAGTTGCGGCCAAAACGAGCATCGGCCAGCAGTCTGTCGACGATTTGGGCACGTTTATCAGAACTGGGATCGAGAACGAAGGAAGTGATCTCTTCGGGCGACGGCAGCTCGCCGACCAGATCCTGCGAGACGCGCCGCAAGAATGTTTCATCGTCGGTCAGGGCCGCGACGTTGGGGGGCGAAACATTACCGACCGGCTCGGTGGCAGCGACATTAACAAGCAACTCGGCGGCAAGTGTACTATCGACCTGGCGGGCCAGATCGGCCGCCGCGGGAGAATTGGAGTTCTCAGCCAGGTCACCAGCCCGGCCGCTGCCGGCGTGCAGGATCAGGACACCGCAGAGCAAACCGGTCGTACAGCCGAGAAGGGATTTATTCATGGAGAACACGGTTTTTGTCGGGTACTGCTGGCGTGCGGGGTGCCCCGCCTATTGAACACCGGAACGCCGGCGTGAGTTCCGCTGCCGGAGGTTCAAAGCCTTGGCTGTGCCTAAGATTGGTCGTCCCTCGCGGTTTTCACTCCCTGCGACGCCCAATAAGCAAGCCGGCTCGCCTCTGCAGGGGGTTCTCGGTGCCGACGGGACTTGCCGAATGCCGCAAGTCATCGATACTGAAACGCCTTCGCCCCGACAACCCGACCCGTCCAGGTCGGTCGCGGTAGACCGAATGGGGCTTCCTCGAGGTTTCGGTACGACATGAATCCGATTCGGCTGGGGCTGATTGGCTGTGGGTTTGTGGGCCGATTGCACGCCGAACGCCTGTTTGACGACCAACGAGGCCAAATCGTCGTCTGTTCCGACCCCGATCGGGCGGCGGCCGCCCGGCTGGCCGAAGCCTACGCTCCGGAGGCGTCCCTGGAAACCGACGATGTCGCGGCCCTGGGGCGCCACCGCCTGGATGCGGTAGTGATCTGTTCGCCGACTCTACTGCACTATCCGCAGGTTTGTACAGCCTTCGACCATGGTCTGGACGTGCTTTGTGAAAAACCATTGGCACCTGCCCGCGAGCAGATCAGCGACATGATCGATCGGCATCGCCAGCAGGGGCGTATACTGTCGATTTCGTACCAGCGACGATACAAGTCGGCCTATCTGACCGCGCGCCGGGAACTGACGGAAAACGCCGATTATTATGGGCCCCTGCGACAAATACAT
The Pirellulales bacterium genome window above contains:
- a CDS encoding DUF1549 domain-containing protein — translated: MNKSLLGCTTGLLCGVLILHAGSGRAGDLAENSNSPAAADLARQVDSTLAAELLVNVAATEPVGNVSPPNVAALTDDETFLRRVSQDLVGELPSPEEITSFVLDPSSDKRAQIVDRLLADARFGRNWGQYFRDVILYRRTDERVLRTGPAIVKFLAEQLSGEARWDQIARAFITARGDVRDNGHTGLIMAQMAQAPEIAAETARIFLGVQIQCAQCHDHKTDRWKRQQFHELAAFFPRIAIRAVKEGDKRVSFEVVSRDGAPRRPKDGKARGNVEHYMPDLDDPSAQGTLMQPVFFLSGEQLAVGTTDVDRRTALADWITGKKNPWFGRAFVNRIWAELVGHGFYEPVDDMGPDRTAAAPRTLDLLTQAFVDHNYDVKWLMRTIMATQAYQQVSHSRRDDASTPSAASCPQPLRADQIFDALAAALAIDEPKQGPRAQAGKQRPPRNPRFEFDRAFGYDPSAERDEVSASIPQALLMMNSPLLQRAINAKSAGAVLDKLLAQNSDDENVTTELYLRCLAREPKPAEMAECLSYVRSIDDRGEAFEDVLWALINSTEFTHRK
- a CDS encoding Gfo/Idh/MocA family oxidoreductase — protein: MNPIRLGLIGCGFVGRLHAERLFDDQRGQIVVCSDPDRAAAARLAEAYAPEASLETDDVAALGRHRLDAVVICSPTLLHYPQVCTAFDHGLDVLCEKPLAPAREQISDMIDRHRQQGRILSISYQRRYKSAYLTARRELTENADYYGPLRQIHIYVCERWQQGIGGTWRDDPNIGAGYFGDAGSHQIDVVYFITGQQAESLYALSDKRGSRVEIVTQVMARLTGGAGLNVHFVGNANHWREDIHFHCRDADLLIRNEQLLRAKDNRIE